In one window of Ruminococcus albus AD2013 DNA:
- a CDS encoding SMI1/KNR4 family protein: MESFDGFKFGSAYKGEPVEEIGGVLLPEDYLEFMREHNGGEGEVGGTYLVLFPLEELETVYDNYDLGRVLPGYVAIGGDGGGELYCVDENGRYYNVPAMIDKDDLTDLGDNFEDFIKNAVAFWEGDD; this comes from the coding sequence ATGGAGAGTTTTGACGGTTTCAAGTTCGGGAGTGCCTACAAGGGCGAGCCTGTTGAGGAGATAGGCGGAGTGCTGCTTCCCGAGGATTACCTTGAGTTCATGCGTGAGCATAACGGCGGCGAGGGAGAAGTCGGCGGGACATACCTTGTGCTTTTTCCGCTGGAAGAACTGGAGACGGTATATGACAACTATGATCTGGGGAGAGTTCTTCCCGGATATGTGGCAATAGGCGGCGACGGCGGAGGAGAACTCTACTGTGTTGACGAAAACGGCAGGTACTACAATGTTCCTGCGATGATAGATAAGGACGATCTGACCGATCTGGGCGACAATTTTGAGGATTTTATAAAAAATGCTGTTGCCTTTTGGGAGGGGGATGACTGA
- a CDS encoding DUF3592 domain-containing protein has product MNVYDNPPKDLYRAPYDPMNMSDGVIRGTSRADYSPLKKSLAITALLSIAVVLIAKLFAGNVVPIGFGLLFFIIGSIVFWTTIFNCSSKKKNCTQPVTAVCHDLHVSVSRDSDGTTSRTYSPVWRYYFNGNYYEHHESNSSNIDVPRVGEERTLMIDPSDPLTIYRKSIPQMLFLLIFGLIFMIVPMLMVMID; this is encoded by the coding sequence ATGAACGTATATGACAACCCGCCGAAAGATCTGTACCGCGCACCATACGACCCGATGAATATGTCTGATGGTGTGATAAGGGGAACTTCAAGGGCTGATTATTCACCGTTGAAAAAAAGTCTTGCTATAACAGCACTTCTTTCTATAGCTGTAGTACTGATAGCCAAGCTTTTTGCAGGGAACGTTGTTCCGATCGGTTTCGGATTGCTCTTTTTCATCATTGGCAGCATTGTATTCTGGACTACCATTTTTAATTGCAGTTCAAAGAAAAAGAACTGTACTCAGCCTGTTACTGCAGTATGTCATGATCTTCATGTCTCTGTAAGCAGAGATTCTGACGGAACTACGTCTAGAACTTACAGCCCTGTCTGGAGATACTATTTTAATGGAAACTACTATGAACACCACGAAAGCAATTCAAGCAACATTGATGTTCCCCGCGTTGGTGAAGAGCGCACACTAATGATCGATCCGAGTGATCCTCTTACCATCTACCGCAAAAGTATCCCTCAGATGCTGTTCTTGCTGATATTCGGCTTAATATTCATGATTGTACCGATGCTTATGGTGATGATAGACTGA
- a CDS encoding IS1595 family transposase has protein sequence MSKRFPKPEITLDGIYSKFADDDFCKDFLLDIRFEKGFACPFCGGSEYRRIRSRHLLRCKLCKADISATNGTFMHRTHIPLRLWIITAFLVMSNKCSVSAVTLMRTLGVTYKTAWYILHRIRKAMKCREERYLLDGIVELDDTYLGAPTHGKKRGRGTEKVKMIVALSKNAAGNPEYVKMSDVPNLKGITVGRFARDNIRAGSKIESDNARSYKKPLAQKYFHIFETYDPTSGQLNWMHKVISNFKAMIMGTYHGNEKIHTALYAAEYCYKFNRRKLGNSAYLRLLAALVQ, from the coding sequence ATGTCAAAAAGATTTCCGAAACCTGAGATCACACTTGATGGGATATACTCAAAGTTCGCAGACGATGACTTTTGCAAGGATTTTCTGCTTGATATCCGCTTTGAAAAGGGCTTTGCCTGCCCGTTTTGCGGTGGCTCTGAGTACCGCAGGATAAGGTCACGTCATCTGCTGCGCTGCAAGTTATGTAAAGCAGATATTTCCGCCACAAACGGAACTTTTATGCACAGAACACATATTCCGCTCAGACTGTGGATAATCACCGCATTCCTCGTTATGAGCAACAAATGCAGCGTGTCCGCTGTTACTCTAATGAGAACTCTTGGCGTGACTTACAAGACTGCCTGGTACATCCTTCATCGCATCAGAAAAGCCATGAAATGCCGTGAAGAACGCTATTTGCTCGACGGGATCGTTGAACTTGATGACACGTATCTCGGTGCTCCGACTCACGGTAAAAAGCGTGGCAGAGGAACTGAAAAAGTCAAGATGATCGTAGCTTTATCAAAGAACGCAGCAGGAAATCCCGAGTACGTTAAAATGAGCGATGTGCCGAATTTAAAGGGTATAACTGTGGGTAGATTTGCCAGGGATAATATCCGCGCAGGTTCTAAGATCGAGAGTGATAATGCCCGAAGTTACAAGAAGCCGCTGGCACAGAAATACTTCCATATTTTTGAGACATATGATCCGACAAGCGGTCAGCTGAATTGGATGCATAAAGTTATATCAAACTTCAAAGCAATGATCATGGGAACTTATCACGGAAACGAAAAGATCCATACAGCGTTGTATGCTGCCGAATACTGCTACAAATTCAACCGCCGTAAGCTGGGAAACAGTGCGTATTTAAGGCTCTTGGCTGCTTTGGTTCAGTGA
- a CDS encoding AraC family ligand binding domain-containing protein, translating to MTDFYYPVLGDEVSLPLFVLGAGARDREWHFIREDGYPGYQIIYCTRGAGVLKIADGEFPVKAGDAMYLPPNVPHEYYPVEDIWETHWIAFSGRDAQYTLEHIKLDKAKVVHISDLSGVEAIFKKILYLLKTNYYYAGHECSMHLYQFLIELHRVTNMQNGGHDSTKLNQLKPVINYIDTNFYKELTLVELADLIDLSPQYLCRLFKECLNLRPFEYLARKRIQQAKIFLLEDKLNINEIATKVGYNDCSYFCAVFKKHEMLSPAEFRSLHKKAGK from the coding sequence ATGACAGATTTTTACTATCCTGTGCTGGGTGATGAGGTATCACTTCCGCTGTTCGTACTGGGTGCGGGCGCAAGGGACAGAGAGTGGCATTTTATCAGAGAGGACGGTTATCCCGGATATCAGATAATATACTGTACAAGAGGTGCGGGCGTTCTTAAAATTGCTGACGGCGAGTTCCCTGTAAAAGCGGGAGATGCTATGTATCTTCCACCTAATGTGCCCCATGAGTATTATCCTGTGGAGGACATATGGGAGACACACTGGATAGCATTTTCGGGCAGAGATGCGCAGTACACGCTTGAACACATTAAGCTGGACAAGGCTAAGGTGGTACACATCAGCGACCTGAGCGGTGTTGAGGCTATATTCAAGAAGATACTGTACCTTTTGAAGACTAATTACTATTATGCAGGACATGAATGTTCGATGCACCTGTACCAGTTCCTGATCGAGCTGCACAGGGTAACTAATATGCAGAACGGCGGCCATGACAGCACCAAGCTGAATCAGCTGAAGCCTGTTATAAACTACATCGACACGAATTTCTACAAGGAGCTTACGCTGGTGGAGCTGGCTGATCTTATCGACCTTTCGCCCCAGTATCTTTGCAGACTTTTCAAGGAATGTCTGAATCTGCGTCCTTTTGAGTATCTTGCAAGAAAGCGTATACAGCAGGCTAAGATATTCCTGCTGGAAGACAAGCTGAACATCAACGAGATAGCGACAAAGGTTGGATACAACGATTGCAGTTATTTCTGCGCGGTGTTCAAGAAGCATGAGATGCTCTCTCCTGCGGAGTTCCGTTCTTTACATAAAAAAGCGGGAAAGTGA
- a CDS encoding NUDIX hydrolase, which produces MGDYISYIRGMVGHELVIMTAACAVIEDDEGRILLQKRPGGKWGLPGGIAELGEALHEAAERETFEETGLKVRAKTLIGVYSRYSAECSNGDKIQPMVALFGAEVIGGELKTDGVETLELKYFGKGEIPEIYCKQHEDMIGDYFTGQTGFFR; this is translated from the coding sequence ATGGGCGATTATATATCATATATCCGCGGCATGGTAGGGCATGAGCTTGTTATCATGACGGCTGCCTGTGCTGTTATCGAGGACGATGAAGGCAGGATACTCCTGCAGAAGCGTCCCGGCGGGAAGTGGGGTCTTCCCGGAGGGATAGCAGAACTGGGTGAAGCACTGCATGAGGCTGCGGAGAGAGAAACTTTTGAAGAAACAGGATTGAAAGTCCGCGCGAAAACGCTTATAGGGGTATATTCGCGGTATAGTGCGGAATGTTCTAACGGAGACAAGATACAGCCGATGGTGGCATTGTTCGGGGCTGAGGTGATCGGCGGCGAACTGAAAACAGACGGCGTGGAAACGCTGGAACTCAAATATTTCGGGAAAGGGGAGATTCCGGAGATTTACTGTAAGCAGCATGAAGATATGATAGGAGATTATTTTACGGGACAGACAGGATTTTTCAGATGA
- a CDS encoding DUF4364 family protein, whose protein sequence is MATINNPENFISGSMKNVTEVYRVQILLAYFLSRINQLCTPNQLTEIATGEGIVNYFDYTAAISAMLENGTIEVAEIEGTEYYRLTEKGKSGAESFKKQVEKSLRDKIYASGLRLFAQLKSEMDISFDVTPEGSGFNVGCRYIDGDMTLMDINLYAPDEDQANFIKSKIKMNPTDFYCRVIDYIIENEEYVPSVAEGEDMMLF, encoded by the coding sequence ATGGCAACGATAAATAATCCCGAAAACTTTATTTCAGGGAGCATGAAGAACGTCACGGAGGTATACCGTGTTCAGATACTGCTGGCGTATTTCCTCAGCAGGATAAATCAGCTCTGCACACCGAATCAGCTGACGGAGATAGCGACGGGAGAAGGGATAGTCAACTATTTCGACTATACAGCCGCTATAAGCGCTATGCTGGAAAACGGAACCATCGAGGTGGCGGAGATAGAGGGAACGGAGTACTATCGTCTTACGGAAAAGGGCAAGAGCGGTGCGGAAAGCTTCAAGAAGCAGGTGGAGAAGAGCCTGCGCGACAAGATATACGCGTCGGGGCTCAGATTATTCGCACAGCTGAAAAGCGAGATGGATATAAGCTTTGATGTGACACCTGAGGGAAGCGGTTTCAATGTGGGATGCAGGTATATCGACGGAGATATGACCCTTATGGATATAAACCTTTATGCACCTGATGAAGATCAGGCCAATTTTATCAAATCGAAGATAAAGATGAACCCTACTGATTTCTATTGCAGGGTGATAGACTATATTATAGAGAACGAAGAGTACGTGCCCAGCGTTGCCGAAGGCGAGGACATGATGCTTTTCTGA
- the aroB gene encoding 3-dehydroquinate synthase codes for MVFRCELKKVVDDTYDIEIGHGLQKQLIDDLKGGLTGKKRFAVITDSIVEGLYASDILGMLRDAGFSAEMFVIPEGEKSKTRKWKEYLEDAMLEKGFRRDCAVIAVGGGVVTDLAGFVAGTFGRGVPFINYATTLLAAADASVGGKTAVDTPLATNLIGMFNQPDKVYIDIDTWKTLPRQQIANGLAETIKHGCLGDRGLFEYLEKNVGRIFDGDVEACEYIAKHNCEVKYNVVMQDERESGLREVLNLGHTVGRAVETVSDYELYHGEAVSIGMAAQARLGEKYGFVTAEERQRVEALLERAELPVRVPEYIDKAALVKKLYTDKKVRDGKLRFVFQKGIGEVVQFGENNFAKEIAEDEIAAVIAEM; via the coding sequence ATGGTATTCAGATGCGAGTTGAAAAAAGTGGTGGACGACACCTATGATATAGAGATAGGTCACGGATTGCAGAAACAGCTTATCGATGACCTGAAAGGCGGACTTACAGGCAAAAAGAGGTTCGCTGTGATAACTGACAGCATCGTTGAGGGGCTGTATGCATCGGATATACTCGGTATGCTGAGAGATGCGGGATTTTCGGCTGAGATGTTCGTTATTCCCGAGGGTGAGAAATCAAAGACCCGTAAGTGGAAAGAGTATCTGGAAGATGCTATGCTGGAAAAGGGATTCCGCCGCGACTGTGCAGTTATTGCTGTGGGCGGCGGTGTTGTTACCGACCTTGCGGGATTTGTGGCAGGAACTTTCGGCAGGGGTGTGCCTTTTATAAATTATGCGACTACTCTGCTGGCGGCTGCTGATGCTTCGGTTGGCGGAAAGACAGCGGTGGATACTCCTCTTGCAACTAATCTGATAGGTATGTTCAATCAGCCCGATAAGGTATATATCGACATAGATACATGGAAAACTCTGCCAAGACAGCAGATAGCAAACGGTCTGGCGGAGACGATAAAGCACGGCTGTCTGGGGGACAGGGGGCTTTTTGAGTATCTGGAGAAGAACGTCGGCAGGATATTTGATGGCGATGTTGAAGCCTGCGAGTACATAGCAAAGCACAACTGCGAGGTCAAGTACAATGTGGTGATGCAGGACGAGAGGGAGAGCGGTCTCAGGGAAGTCCTGAACCTCGGGCATACTGTGGGACGTGCAGTGGAGACTGTATCGGATTACGAGCTGTATCACGGTGAAGCTGTATCCATCGGTATGGCGGCACAGGCGCGTCTGGGCGAGAAGTACGGATTTGTTACGGCTGAAGAAAGACAGAGGGTGGAAGCTCTGCTGGAGAGGGCTGAACTGCCTGTACGTGTACCTGAATACATCGACAAGGCGGCACTGGTCAAGAAACTTTACACCGATAAAAAGGTGAGGGACGGCAAACTGAGATTCGTATTCCAGAAAGGAATAGGCGAGGTAGTGCAGTTCGGTGAGAATAATTTTGCCAAGGAGATAGCTGAGGACGAGATAGCGGCTGTCATCGCGGAGATGTGA
- a CDS encoding aldolase catalytic domain-containing protein, with amino-acid sequence MKEISNLMNYRDSIKVVDATLRDGGLVNDFFFTDKFVHDLYLANIKAGVDYMEFGYKGDKEMFDKTKFGKWKFCDEDDLRAVVGDNDTDLKIAVMADVGRCNYKEDIIDRNDSVIDLIRVATYLNQIPTAVDMIENAKNKGYEVSCNIMAISTAQEGDLRAALDILGKSPVDVIYIVDSFGAMYPEQMQRLAALYVEYAEKYGKKIGIHAHNNQQLAFANTIEAVGDGVDWLDATYASMGRGAGNCAMELLLGFLKNPKYNVFPVIKFIDEHMTKMREQGVVWGYDLQYLMTGLLNQHPRTAIAFTKDNRNDYAEFYKEIVTMD; translated from the coding sequence ATGAAAGAGATATCCAATCTGATGAATTACAGAGACAGTATAAAGGTGGTAGACGCAACACTGCGTGACGGCGGTCTGGTAAATGACTTCTTCTTCACCGACAAGTTCGTACACGACCTGTACCTTGCAAATATCAAGGCAGGCGTTGACTATATGGAATTCGGCTACAAGGGCGACAAGGAAATGTTCGATAAGACCAAGTTCGGCAAGTGGAAGTTCTGCGATGAGGACGACCTGAGAGCTGTTGTGGGCGACAATGACACCGACCTCAAGATAGCTGTTATGGCTGACGTTGGCAGATGCAACTACAAGGAGGATATCATTGACAGAAATGACAGTGTTATCGACCTTATCAGAGTTGCTACATACCTCAACCAGATACCCACAGCTGTTGATATGATAGAGAACGCAAAGAACAAGGGCTACGAGGTAAGCTGCAATATCATGGCTATATCCACAGCACAGGAGGGCGATCTTCGTGCGGCGCTGGATATACTCGGCAAGAGCCCTGTTGATGTAATATACATCGTTGACAGCTTCGGTGCTATGTATCCCGAGCAGATGCAGAGACTTGCTGCGCTGTATGTTGAGTATGCCGAGAAGTACGGCAAAAAGATCGGTATACACGCACACAACAATCAGCAGCTTGCTTTTGCAAACACTATCGAGGCTGTTGGTGACGGTGTTGACTGGCTGGATGCTACTTATGCTTCAATGGGCAGAGGTGCGGGCAACTGCGCTATGGAGCTTCTGCTCGGTTTCCTGAAAAATCCCAAGTACAATGTTTTCCCTGTTATCAAGTTCATTGACGAGCACATGACAAAGATGCGCGAACAGGGCGTTGTATGGGGCTATGATCTCCAGTACCTCATGACCGGTCTGCTGAACCAGCACCCCAGAACTGCTATCGCTTTCACCAAGGACAACAGAAATGATTACGCTGAGTTCTACAAAGAGATAGTTACTATGGACTGA
- a CDS encoding VOC family protein encodes MKIEHTALYVSDLEGAKDFFTRYFQAESGELYRNPNTGFSSCFLTFDDGARLEIMNKPNIFEDDNRVSRMGYAHIAFSVGSKEKVDELTKRITDDGFRLQSPPRVTGDGYYESCIIGFEGNLIEITV; translated from the coding sequence ATGAAAATAGAGCATACTGCCCTCTATGTCAGCGACCTTGAAGGCGCAAAAGATTTTTTCACAAGGTATTTCCAAGCCGAAAGCGGCGAACTTTACCGCAACCCAAATACGGGATTTTCTTCCTGCTTTCTCACATTTGATGACGGTGCAAGGCTTGAGATAATGAACAAGCCCAACATCTTTGAAGACGATAACAGGGTATCCCGAATGGGCTATGCCCATATCGCATTCAGTGTCGGCAGTAAAGAAAAAGTTGATGAACTGACAAAGCGCATCACCGATGACGGATTCCGTCTTCAAAGCCCCCCGAGAGTAACAGGCGACGGCTATTACGAAAGCTGTATCATCGGGTTTGAGGGCAACCTCATCGAGATAACGGTATGA
- the aroC gene encoding chorismate synthase has translation MSSTWKNNISFTVFGESHGPAIGVCMDNVPPGESIDVDKIYKFMARRAPKKDGTTTMRNEKDIPQIISGFHNGKTTGTPLVAMIANSDQHSQDYNNLSRLARPGHADYTGALRYRGFNDIRGGGHFSGRLTAPLCFAGAVAQQILEKRGIYIGAHISEIHGITDKAFDPINTSRQDIIDLKEKDFPVIIDVQGNEMKKEILNARENQDSVGGIIECIAINVPAGIGSPIFDGLENSIAQLIFGIPAIKGLEFGAGFDVAKMTGSENNDEFYVNERGIVVTKTNNHGGILGGISSGMPITLKVAVKPTPSISQPQETIDYSAMKNETLVVKGRHDPCIVARAVPCVEAAVSLAVLSHMLEYPNF, from the coding sequence ATGTCATCAACATGGAAAAACAATATAAGTTTCACTGTTTTCGGTGAAAGTCACGGACCCGCCATAGGTGTCTGCATGGACAATGTTCCCCCGGGGGAAAGCATAGATGTGGACAAGATATACAAGTTCATGGCTCGCCGTGCGCCCAAAAAGGACGGCACGACAACTATGAGAAATGAAAAGGATATCCCGCAGATAATCTCGGGTTTCCATAACGGCAAGACAACGGGAACTCCGCTGGTGGCTATGATAGCTAACAGCGATCAGCATTCGCAGGATTACAACAACCTTTCCAGACTGGCAAGACCCGGTCATGCAGACTATACAGGCGCCCTGAGATACCGTGGTTTCAACGATATACGCGGCGGCGGACATTTTTCGGGCAGACTCACTGCGCCCCTGTGCTTTGCGGGTGCTGTGGCACAGCAGATACTGGAAAAAAGAGGTATATATATAGGTGCGCATATCTCGGAGATACACGGCATAACGGATAAGGCTTTTGACCCGATAAATACTTCAAGACAGGATATAATCGACCTGAAAGAGAAGGATTTCCCCGTAATTATCGATGTTCAGGGAAATGAGATGAAAAAGGAGATACTCAATGCCCGCGAAAATCAGGACAGTGTGGGCGGTATCATCGAGTGCATCGCAATAAATGTTCCCGCAGGTATCGGTTCGCCTATATTTGACGGTCTGGAGAATTCCATAGCACAGCTGATATTCGGAATACCTGCGATAAAAGGTCTGGAATTCGGTGCAGGCTTTGATGTTGCTAAAATGACTGGTTCGGAGAACAATGATGAGTTCTATGTCAATGAGAGAGGCATAGTTGTAACAAAGACTAACAATCACGGCGGTATACTGGGCGGTATATCCTCTGGTATGCCTATAACACTGAAGGTGGCTGTAAAGCCTACGCCTTCAATATCACAGCCTCAGGAGACTATCGACTATTCAGCCATGAAGAACGAGACACTGGTAGTAAAGGGCAGACATGACCCGTGTATAGTAGCGCGTGCTGTACCCTGCGTTGAAGCGGCGGTAAGTCTGGCTGTACTCAGCCATATGCTGGAATACCCAAATTTTTAG
- a CDS encoding LptM family lipoprotein — protein sequence MKKICILTAAVILAFGLSSCGNKDSHTYKRQTSSKASAESKADTSSDTDDDSVTDAESSEVITEESEKSDESKPAESKAEKKPATTTSSKADSLPDDGKSYVFDDPSGDVAVAKNEDGTITVAIPSNSITNEEANYSDHHIIKKEEVKSDENADMTYITIDENYYNTLAEKNINSSRETLDDLIANGLDSYETVTDITYNDDLTDFTIHVKNREAFEKSEDKEITSVIESAASDYHTYSLHEDVTLTFHFVDADGNEFLKEVLASD from the coding sequence ATGAAAAAGATATGTATACTTACAGCCGCTGTAATTCTGGCTTTCGGGCTGAGTTCCTGCGGAAATAAAGACTCACACACCTATAAAAGACAAACAAGCTCAAAAGCAAGTGCCGAAAGCAAGGCAGATACTTCTTCTGATACAGATGATGACTCAGTGACCGATGCAGAAAGCTCCGAAGTTATCACCGAAGAAAGCGAAAAATCAGACGAAAGCAAACCTGCCGAATCAAAAGCCGAAAAAAAGCCTGCCACTACTACTTCATCAAAGGCTGACAGCCTGCCCGATGACGGCAAAAGCTACGTCTTTGATGACCCGAGCGGCGATGTAGCAGTTGCTAAAAACGAAGACGGCACGATCACTGTGGCTATACCCTCAAACAGCATAACAAATGAAGAAGCCAATTACTCTGACCACCACATCATCAAAAAGGAAGAGGTCAAAAGCGATGAAAACGCCGATATGACCTACATTACCATTGATGAAAATTACTACAATACTCTTGCAGAAAAAAACATAAATTCCAGCAGGGAAACTCTCGATGATCTTATCGCCAACGGTCTTGATTCCTATGAAACGGTAACAGATATCACCTACAACGATGATCTCACCGATTTTACTATCCATGTTAAAAACAGGGAAGCTTTTGAAAAAAGCGAGGATAAGGAGATAACCTCGGTAATTGAAAGCGCTGCATCAGATTACCACACATATTCTCTTCATGAAGATGTTACGCTCACTTTCCATTTCGTCGATGCTGACGGAAACGAATTTCTTAAAGAAGTTCTGGCAAGCGATTGA
- the aroA gene encoding 3-phosphoshikimate 1-carboxyvinyltransferase — protein MDIKITPTKLRGTVTPPPSKSAAHRMLIAAALAEGTSVIDRLYPSVDIMTTVEAMRQLGAEIEVKGDRAVVRGIGNAPESAVLDCCESGSTLRFLIPVAAALGVRTEFLGRGKLPERPITPYLEEFPCHGVEFDYNNTMPFTINGKLTGGRYEIDGGISSQFITGLLLALPLTGERSEIVLTSHLESRPYVDMTIDVMRKYGVNVEVTENSFIISEGQKFVACDGAVEGDHSQGAFFEVANSLGSEVDIRGLNENSFQGDKKIIEICEKIVYNENGKLNPFTVSAADIPDLVPILAVLGSFCGGESRIIDAARLRLKESDRLAAMEETLNALGGDVTATADSLIIKGKESLAGGAEVSAHNDHRIAMAMAIAATRCEKPVMIRGAECVRKSYPDFWEVYRSLGGIAEEI, from the coding sequence ATGGATATAAAGATAACCCCCACAAAACTTCGCGGCACGGTAACACCGCCGCCTTCAAAGAGTGCGGCGCACCGTATGCTTATAGCGGCGGCACTGGCTGAGGGGACTTCGGTGATAGACAGGTTGTACCCCTCGGTGGATATAATGACCACTGTTGAGGCTATGCGTCAGCTGGGGGCTGAGATAGAAGTCAAGGGTGACAGAGCGGTCGTTCGCGGTATAGGCAATGCCCCCGAAAGCGCGGTGCTGGACTGCTGTGAGAGCGGTTCAACGCTGAGATTTCTGATACCCGTGGCGGCGGCACTGGGTGTCAGGACGGAGTTCCTTGGCAGGGGCAAGCTTCCCGAAAGACCTATAACTCCTTATCTGGAAGAATTTCCGTGTCATGGCGTTGAGTTCGATTACAACAACACCATGCCTTTCACAATAAATGGTAAGCTGACAGGGGGCAGATACGAGATAGACGGCGGGATATCCTCGCAGTTCATAACGGGGCTTCTGCTGGCTTTGCCGCTGACGGGTGAGAGAAGCGAGATAGTGCTGACTTCACATCTGGAATCACGCCCTTATGTGGATATGACCATTGACGTAATGCGCAAATACGGCGTGAATGTTGAAGTGACCGAGAACAGCTTCATCATATCCGAAGGACAGAAATTCGTAGCGTGTGACGGTGCTGTTGAGGGCGACCATTCTCAGGGAGCGTTCTTTGAAGTGGCGAATTCTCTGGGCTCGGAAGTGGATATCAGGGGCTTAAACGAAAATTCTTTTCAAGGTGATAAAAAAATCATTGAAATATGCGAGAAAATAGTGTATAATGAGAATGGTAAGCTGAATCCTTTTACCGTAAGTGCGGCTGATATACCCGACCTGGTGCCTATATTGGCGGTACTGGGCAGTTTTTGCGGCGGAGAGAGCAGAATAATCGATGCGGCAAGGCTAAGGCTGAAAGAGAGTGACCGTCTGGCGGCAATGGAGGAAACGCTCAATGCTCTGGGCGGAGATGTTACCGCAACGGCGGACAGCCTGATCATAAAGGGTAAGGAAAGTCTTGCGGGCGGTGCCGAGGTATCGGCGCACAACGATCACCGCATAGCTATGGCTATGGCGATAGCCGCAACAAGATGCGAAAAGCCCGTGATGATCCGCGGTGCGGAATGCGTAAGAAAAAGCTATCCTGATTTCTGGGAAGTATACAGAAGTCTGGGCGGCATAGCCGAGGAAATCTGA
- a CDS encoding glycosyltransferase 87 family protein, with the protein MIVCVCGMFMRHKLMPHTSRDMWLYLERWYNYFAEHGGFKAVGDDVGDYTPMYYYYIAFLTYFKSSSPQLGLKILSIIFDFITAIYAMWIVELSDKKSKNPHLPVIAFAAVFCLPTVVLNSATWGQCDVIYSCFLVICLYYMMKGKDNVAMIMFGISLSFKLQAIFFAPFIGIALFKKKIRPLNLLWIPAVYVISILPATFVGGDFIRLLTVYFRQSGQYEDLCMSLPNLWALWEEVENELLGPAGIFFAGACVVTVMYYYITKKELKLTNNTMVALAMISSFVVPFVLPHMHERYFYLSEVMFVIFAFCYRSRLWLIFTSQFCSVQALSGYLFGKGSMDRRFLLLIEIVNIVVVYLCLKKEIEEPRDEEVVMCFEKKAEKA; encoded by the coding sequence ATGATAGTATGCGTGTGCGGAATGTTCATGAGACATAAACTCATGCCACACACTTCAAGAGATATGTGGCTGTACCTCGAAAGATGGTACAACTACTTCGCCGAACACGGCGGTTTCAAGGCGGTGGGCGACGATGTGGGCGATTACACCCCTATGTATTACTACTACATAGCGTTCCTAACCTATTTCAAAAGTTCCTCACCTCAGCTGGGGCTGAAGATACTTTCGATAATATTCGACTTCATAACAGCCATATACGCCATGTGGATAGTCGAGCTTTCGGATAAGAAAAGCAAGAACCCCCACCTGCCCGTAATAGCATTCGCCGCAGTATTCTGCCTGCCGACTGTTGTACTCAACTCCGCTACCTGGGGTCAGTGCGATGTCATCTACTCCTGCTTCCTTGTAATATGCCTTTATTATATGATGAAAGGCAAGGATAACGTAGCGATGATAATGTTCGGCATAAGCTTATCATTCAAGCTTCAGGCAATATTCTTCGCACCTTTCATAGGCATAGCCCTCTTCAAGAAGAAGATACGTCCCCTTAACCTGCTGTGGATACCCGCTGTATACGTTATAAGCATACTCCCCGCAACATTCGTCGGCGGAGATTTTATCCGCCTGCTGACAGTTTACTTCCGTCAGTCGGGTCAGTACGAAGACCTCTGTATGTCCCTGCCCAACCTCTGGGCACTCTGGGAGGAAGTTGAAAACGAACTTCTCGGACCTGCGGGCATATTCTTCGCAGGTGCCTGCGTTGTCACCGTGATGTACTACTACATCACCAAAAAGGAACTGAAACTCACAAATAATACCATGGTGGCACTTGCCATGATATCCTCTTTCGTAGTACCATTTGTACTGCCCCATATGCACGAAAGATATTTCTACCTTTCCGAAGTAATGTTCGTTATATTTGCATTCTGCTACAGAAGCAGACTCTGGCTGATATTCACTTCCCAGTTCTGTTCCGTACAGGCGCTTTCGGGCTACCTTTTCGGCAAGGGTTCCATGGACAGAAGATTCCTGCTGCTTATCGAGATAGTCAACATCGTTGTGGTATACCTCTGCCTTAAAAAGGAGATAGAAGAACCCCGCGATGAAGAAGTTGTAATGTGCTTTGAGAAAAAGGCAGAAAAAGCATGA